The following proteins are encoded in a genomic region of Papaver somniferum cultivar HN1 unplaced genomic scaffold, ASM357369v1 unplaced-scaffold_10, whole genome shotgun sequence:
- the LOC113326190 gene encoding uncharacterized protein LOC113326190: MVKEKMPGSVASFSYGSTDNTFLSMTLCFKPAIEGFLAGCRKIIGLDACHLYGKYGGVLLVATGLDGQNGLVPLGIVVCRNETIENWKIFLKDLKAILGQDLHFTIISDKHKGISEACDKYFCLDEHRLCFRHLMKNFKKYFKSYILHAHFWNAAKCYKKRHYQQHMDKLFAEDEKAALYLIDQKPESWYRSHFSNDSKCEHINNNFSESFNNMAKPFRDKPIITLAQMYNKLVTSLFFKRRNKSENWQDGEIVPKTMKLITKMQDLNHLFELTGAVRGRVYEVRSVHDAVFVVDLSKKSCSCLQWELRGFHCQHAIVALTPLRPNWVDYCDHVYSVEYYKKTYSPEFEPLSAEIDWNILVEFINPPVIIRKTGRPRKKRIPSYDEAGSVKKMRKCKKCGVYGHYAITCAGGEVGKNPKGEKPRTCVDGSTSSTHVPEPPKRKYNRKKPVVSASAGASTTAKDGMKNQNNSESSKQGAAKGRKRKASSQPAFNQTNQHVGSVNNKVTFTVADPKGKKKPKKYMKV, translated from the exons atggtgaag GAAAAAATGCCTGGTAGTGTAGCTAGTTTCTCATATGGAAGCACAGACAACACATTCTTGTCAATGACACTCTGCTTCAAGCCTGCTATAGAAGGATTCTTGGCTGGATGTAGGAAAATCATTGGATTGGATGCTTGCCATTTGTATGGGAAGTATGGTGGTGTGTTACTGGTTGCAACAGGTCTAGATGGTCAGAATGGTTTAGTACCTCTTGGTATAGTGGTGTGTAGGAATGAAACCATTGAGAACTGGAAGATTTTTCTCAAAGACTTGAAAGCTATACTGGGTCAAGACTTGCATTTCACCATTATATCAGACAAGCATAAGGGGATTAGTGAAGCTTGTGACAAATACTTCTGCTTGGATGAGCACAGATTATGTTTCAG ACATTTGATGAAGAATTTCAAGAAGTATTTCAAGTCATACATCTTACATGCTCATTTCTGGAATGCTGCCAAATGTTACAAGAAGAGACACTATCAG CAACACATGGATAAATTATTTGCTGAGGATGAAAAAGCTGCACTGTATCTCATAGATCAAAAACCTGAAAGCTGGTATAGGTCTCATTTCTCAAATGACAGCAAGTGTGAGCACATCAACAATAATTTCTCAGAGTCTTTCAACAACATGGCCAAGCCCTTTAGAGATAAGCCAATCATTACACTTGCACAAATGTATAATAAACTGGTGACGAGTCTTTTCTTCAAGAGGAGGAATAAAAGTGAAAACTGGCAGGATGGTGAGATAGTTCCAAAGACAATGAAGTTGATTACAAAGATGCAGGACTTAAATCATCTGTTTGAGTTAACTGGAGCTGTAAGGGGAAGGGTGTATGAGGTCAGGAGTGTTCATGATGCTGTGTTTGTTGTGGATCTTTCCAAAAAGAGTTGTAGTTGTTTGCAGTGGGAGCTGAGGGGATTTCACTGTCAACATGCTATAGTTGCTTTAACACCATTGAGACCAAACTGGGTTGA CTACTGTGACCATGTATACAGTGTGGAATACTATAAAAAGACATATTCTCCAGAGTTTGAACCACTGTCAGCTGAAATTGACTGG AATATACTGGTAGAGTTCATTAATCCTCCTGTTATCATAAGAAAAACTGGAAGGCCAAGAAAGAAGAGGATTCCTTCTTATGATGAAGCTGGAAgtgtgaagaaaatgagaaagtgtAAGAAGTGTGGAGTTTATGGTCACTATGCAATAACTTGTGCTGGTGGAGAGGTTGGAAAGAATCCAAAGGGAGAAAAACCTAGAACCTGTGTTGATGGCTCAACATCATCTACTCATGTCCCTGAACCACCAAAAAGGAAGTACAATAGAAAGAAACCGGTTGTTAGTGCTTCTGCAGGTGCATCTACTACTGCTAAGGATGGAATGAAGAACCAAAACAATTCAGAATCTTCTAAACAAGGTGCTGCAAAAGGGAGAAAGAGAAAGGCTTCTTCTCAACCTGCTTTCAATCAGACTAATCAACATGTTGGATCTGTCAACAACAAAGTCACCTTCACAGTTGCAGAtccaaagggaaagaagaaaccaaagaagtaCATGAAAGTCTGA
- the LOC113326937 gene encoding trafficking protein particle complex subunit 4-like, which produces MAAAIYSLFIINKSGGLIFYKDYGSAGRMDTNDSLRLASLWHSMHAISQQLSPVLGCQGIELLEADTFDLHCFQSLTGTKFFVVCEPGTQHMDTLLKIIYELYTDYVLKNPFYEMEMPIRCELFDINLIQGIQKDGVALLGR; this is translated from the exons ATGGCTGCTGCAATATACAGTCTTTTCATTATCAACAAATCCGGAGGTCTCATTTTCTACAAG GATTATGGATCAGCAGGAAGAATGGATACAAATGACAGTTTGAGATTAGCAAGTttatggcattcaatgcatgcaatctcACAACAATTATCACCAGTTTTAGGTTGTCAAGGAATTGAACTTCTTGAAGCTGATACTTTTGATCTTCATTGTTTTCAGTCACTTACAG GGACAAAATTCTTCGTCGTATGTGAACCAGGGACACAACACATGGACACTCTACTAAAGATCATTTATGAGCTGTACACAGACTACGTATTAAAAAATCCCTTTTACGAGATGGAGATGCCAATCAGGTGTGAACTCTTTGATATTAACCTCATACAGGGCATCCAGAAAGATGGTGTTGCTTTGCTTGGTCGATGA